CTACGATTCGGTGCCCGACAACGTGCTCTCCCGCGCGGAGCTGCGCGTCATCCCCGCTTTGATGATCCAGGCGCTCATCGCCGAGAGCGTCATCCCCATCGCCGCGACGGGCCAGTTCTCCCGTATGGAGGGCACCGCCTTCCTCGAAATGGTCGGGCGCAAGGTCGCATGGCTGCAGACGAACACCGACGACCTCATCGCCGCCGCCGAAGGGTAGCCCTGGTACTACGTGACAGATGGGGCCGGAGTGAAGCGATCGGAGAAACGACATGCCGCGATGGTTCAATACGTTTGTCCTTGCCGCCGTTGTAGCATGCCCTTGCGCCGCCGCAGTCGTCATGCAGCCAGATTCGCCGGAAGACGCTGATCTAATCGAGCACGTGACCGACGAAACCGAGCGCGACATCGGCGGCGCGGTCGAATCGCTCTTCGGCGGCGACAACGGCGCGGCCGAGGCGGCCCTGGCCTTGCTCCTCGACGACGCGATGGACGGCGAAGGATTGGCCGAGATGGTCCGCAGCGCCCAGACCGCCGAGCAGTTCGCCCGGCTGCGTGCAATCATCCAGCACCACGTCCTGACCCGCCTGCGACAAGAAGAGCTCGCCGACCTCGAGGACGACACCGTGCTCATCGGCTTCCAGTTCTCCGTCATGCCCACCGCCGGCCGGGTCGGCGCGGGTACCGACGAGCTCGTCGAGCAGTACCCGTGGGGCGCGCAAGTCAGCTCCACCACCGCCGGCTTCCCGGGCTTCGCGTACCTCCGCGTGGGCGACATGATCGTCGCGATCTCGGACGAGCCGATACCGCAAAACCTCGCGACTGGCCAGCAGTTCATCATCGATACGGTTAAGGCTCATACGCTCGACCAGCATGTCGCGATGACGGTGATCCGCAACGGGCAAGCCCTCGAGCTCAGAATCCCGCTCGCCCGCGCTGCGGCCCTGCCGGAGATGTACGATGCCCGGACGGTGACGCGAAACCTGATCGACCCGTTCCTGTTTCTGTGGGAAGAGGCCTGGGCCGACATCCTCCTGGATGCGGGTTTCGAGGAAGACCAACCGCCGTTCTCTGATGAAGGTGGGACTGGTCGGTAGTCTGCTGAGTCAATGCGATTGTCCGCACCCGATGCCCTTGCGAGAAACGAACAATGCCCCGCTGTTTGACATGCTTTATCGTTGCTTTGATGTGTCTTGTCGTTTCGGCGCATGCGATCGCACAGGACGATCCGCCCGCTGAGCCGCCCGACATGACCCAGGCCCAGTGGGTCGAGCAACTCGCGGATGCGGACTACGCCAAGCGCGCCGCGGCCTCGGCCGCGCTGATGCGTGACGACACACTCGACGAGCCGGCGCTGCGTGCGATGCTGCTGGCGGACGACCACCCCGAGCGCCGCCGCCGGCTGCTCGCGATTGCCGAACACCACATCATGCGCGGCCTGGTCGCGGAGGTGGCGCGAGACCCGCGCGAGCCCGACGCCCCGCCAGACCGCGGCGCGGTTGGCTTTTCGTACGACCCGCTGCTTCCCGACAATAACCCCCACGGCCCCGGCGCCGGTCTCATCGTCCTCGCCACGATGCCCGGCTTCCCGGGATACGCCTACCTCCAGACCGGCGATATCATCCTCGCCATCGCCGGCCGAAGCACACGCAGCGCCACCGTCACCAGTATCCGCAACTGGGTCCAGCTCGAGATCGGCAGACACCGTGAGGGGGACCGCGTCACCCTCACCGTCCACCGTGAGGGCGAGACCTTCGATGTCGAGATCCCCTGCGCCAGCATCACCGCACTCAACGAGGTCTACTCGACCACCGGGCTCGGCGACACCAGCCGACGCGACAAATACCAACAGCCGCTCGACGAAACGATGGCCCGGCTAACCGAAGGGTTGCCCGAGCCCGAAGCGCTGACGCCGGGTGAGTAAGTCACTCAGGCATGTTTTCGTAGATGGATGCGGCTCACGTTGTTTCCAGTGATCTCGCGCGCACCTTGCCCCACTGCTGCAATGCCCCCGCGACGCCTTGCTTGGCGCGCCAGCGATAGGTGCCTTGTAGCGCGCGTGTTTCATCAAACACGTCTTGCCCGTCGGCACTGCCGAACACAGGAGTCTCGCCATCGTGCATCGAGTAGAACGTGGCGTAATTGCCTTCGGCGTCGGGTGTCAATGACGCGAGCCAGTCCGTCATCGCGTCCGCCATCGCGCGGTGCGAGCCGGCCAGGCGGTCGGCCAGCAGTTCACACAGGCGGACGACGCTGGCGGTCGACATCGTGTGGTAAGCGAGCTGCGGCTCCCAGGCGCGCTGCTTCGCGGGGTAGTGCGGGGCAGCGGGCGATGATTGGCTGGGCAGCGCCCGTGCCGGGCCATGCAGCGACGCGGCGGCCGCGCAGTCGAGCACGCGCAGCGCCATCGCGACGAGCCGATCCGCAGTGAGTGATGGCTTCGACCGAGCCAGTGTTGGAAGCAACTCGGCCGATTCAAGCAGATATTTGCCCGTCAGGAACGCACTGCTGTCGGCCCAGTGGATGTTGGCTCCGCTCGGCCGGGACGAATGGCCCGAGACTTCGGGGATGCCGCCGCCGCTCTTGGCCTGGTCCGACTCGATCCGGTCCGCGAGGTGCGCCGCCAAGTTCAGCGCGGCCGAGGTGTCGTTGCTCGGCCCCAACTCCCCCGCCGCGACGCGGAGATTGCACAGCAACGCGAAAGCAACGCTGCCCCGGTCGTGTGGGAGCGCGAAAGTGCTCATGGTGGACTCCATGGTTTGTGAGGGATGGGGCATTGCGGTGATCGTCGGTCCATCCTTCTGAGGCGAGCGGCATGGTGCGTGCGCATCGAAATGGACATGGGTTATGTAAGTGACATAAATGCAATTATTTACATGCGATGCGTGTGCGTGGTGTGCGTGACATCTTGATACCCATTGTGCGCACACGCCCAGAAGTCATCTTCGGCCGGGCTTTTTTTCATCGAAACGCTTGACGATTGCCAGATAAGATGGTAATTTCAGTAAAGACTGAAATTACAGTCTGAAATTGGCCGATACCAAGTCAAGATACACGAGGACCGCCATGCAACTCACACCCGTCACACAGAAGTTCGTGCTCCACTGGGGCGAGATGGGCTCGCGTTGGGGGATCAACCGGACGATCGCCCAGATCCACGCCCTGCTCTACGTCAGCCCCGAGCCGCTCAACGCGGACGAGATCGCCGAGACTTTGAGCGTAGCGCGGAGCAATGTGAGCATGTCGCTGCGCGAGCTCCAGGGCTGGGGGATCGTGCAGGTCGTCCCGGTGCTCGGCGAACGCAAGGACCACTTCACCACACAGCAGGACGTGTGGGAGATGCTGCTGGTCGTACTCGACGAGCGCAAGAAGCGCGAGCTGGACCCGACACTTACCGTTCTGCGCGAATGCGTGATGGAAGCCCGGGAATCGGGTGACGACGACAAGCACACCGCGAAACGCCTGGGCGAGCTCTTACAACTCGTCGAGACCTGCGGCGGGTGGTACGGCCAGGTCCGCGCACTGCCACGCCCGATGCTGGTGCGTTTCCTCAAGATGGGCTCGAAGCTGACGAAGCTGCTGCGTTGATCGATCGTGCGGCACTGCCGCGTTTGAAGTCCGATGCTGCGACGTCGCCGCATCTTACCCGGCCAACCGACAAGGAGCATGACCATGCAAGACTACATCGTGATTAGCTACGCGACTTACCTGTTCCTGAGCATCACCGCGACGATCTGGGTCGCGCGGACCCTGCACCGCAACGGGCGGGTCTTCCTCGTTACCGCGTTCCACGGCGATGAGAAGCTGGCGGACTCCGTGAACCACCTGCTCGTGGTCGGGTTCTACCTGATCAATATTGGCTGGGTCACGCTGGCGCTTCGCACGAGCGAGACGCCCAAGACAGTGGCGGATGTGTTCGAGCTGCTGTCTTACAAGCTCGGCATCGTGCTGCTGGTCCTGGGTGCGATGCACTTTTTGAACCTCTACGGATTCAACAAGATGCGTAAGGATGCGCTGTACCAGCAGGCCCCGCCGCCGGTTGAGCCGGACGACGCGCTGGTGCTTGAGTAGCCGGTTCTGTGTCGTGGGGCCGGGCGCTCCGGGGGTCCGGCCCCGCGTTTTGACTGTGTTTCAGCCCGAAACAGGAAGGAGTCCATGTCATGAAACAGCTCACTGTGCTTTACGATCCGACGTGTGGGTTATGTGTGCGTTGCCGGCAGTGGCTGGCGAAGCAGCCCGCGTTGATCCCACTGCGGTTTGTGCCCCAGGGCTCGCGGCGGCAGGCAACGCTGTTCCCGGGGTTCGAGACGAAGACCGATGAGCAGGGTCGGCCTGAGGAGTTGGTTGTCATCGACGATTCGGGCCAGGTGTACCGCAACGACAAGGCGTGGGTGATGTGTTTCTACGCATTGCGTGAGTACCGTGCGCTCTCGATGCGGCTGGCGAGGCCGGGTATGGCCGGGCTCGCGCGGCGGGCTTACCACCTGATCGCGGTTAACCGGCGGGCGCTGTCGTGGCTGATCGGCGGCGGCGAGGACGAGGTGGTCGAGCGTTTGCAGCGGGCGATCGATCCGCCGCGCTGCAACAACGCGTTGGACGCGCTACGTACTGCGAAAGAAGCGGCGGCGAAGCGGTATGACTAATCACTGGAGCGCACGATGCCCGCTGGATGCCACAACCCGCTGTTCCCCCCCGCGCCCGATGGGGCCGAGCGTTTGCCGCGATGCCTGGGCTGCGGGTATCGGCTCGATGGGCTGAGCCATCCCGCCTGCCCCGAGTGCGGCCGGCGATATGACGCTGCCCGCCCGGAGACCTATTCCTTGCGTCGGCCGTTCGTGTGGCACCGCTACTGGTGGCCGGGCATGTTGTTTACGCTGGTCTCGGGCCTGGTGTGGGCGGTGTTTTTCTACGGCATCGGGGAGCTGGGCTGGGGGCTGTTCATCGGGCTGCCGTTTATGCTCGGGACGTTGATGGGCTACGGCGGCCGATTCAACGGCTGGATGGGCCTTCTGCTGGGCCCGGTGTGTCTGATGCTCTGTGTCGCGATGCTTGTGGCGCTATTGATGGTGGGCGGGCTCGCGGGGATGTTCTGTGGCGCGTTCCTGCTGCTGTTCCTGATCCCGATCGGGATCGGCGGGCTGTTCTTTGGGATTTTTGCAGCGCGGGCGCTCGCGGCGATTCTGAAGCAGACGGCCTTCAGCCAGCGCGAGTACCTCCCGTTGCTGCTGGTGATCTTCCTGCTGCCGGGTTTGGCGCACCTCGCGCAGGTGCTGTTTGCACCTCCTGTACAGGTCGAGACGATCCAGACGACGCAGAGGGTGGCGGCGCGTCCGATGTCGGCATGGGATGCGTGGATGTTTTACGAAGAGGTCGATCACCAGCCGCCGTGGCTGCTGCGGATGGGGCTGCCGACACCGAGCCATGTCGAGGGGCGCATCGTCACGGTGGGCGACCGGGAAGTGTGTGTCTACACCGGCGACGCCCGGCTGGTGAAGCGGGGGACGTCTGTCGAGCCCGGCCGGCTGCTCGCGTTTGATGTAGTGGGACAGCACTCCTTCGAGGACAACTCGATCCGACTGATCGACGGCAGTTTCCGATTTACGCCGGCCGGACCCGAAGCGACGGACGTGACACTTTCGACGCGGTATGAGCCGTTGTTGAGGCCGCGCGCCCTTTGGCGTCCGATCGAACACGCCGTGACGCGCCAGCTTCACGGGCACGTACTCGAAGGGATGCGTCTTGAGATCGAACGACGACGGTACGCCGACAACACCGGGGGGCCACGATGACACGGGTGTGCCTGACGAGCAGGGGGTGCGTGAAGGCCGAGGTGGCGGTGAAGCTTGCTGCGCCTGCGGAGGCGGTGTGGCGAGAGATGTCGCGGTTCCAGCAGTTCATCGCGGCCGACCCGTACCACACGCGCATCACCGACACGGCGGGCCGACGGTTCGACGCACTCCCGCCACGCGGGACGCGGCTGCGGATCGGGCACGGCGTGGGGTGGACCTGGTTCGAGCGCGTCGGCACGATGTTGTATGTCCGAGACGGCAAGGGCTTCGCGTTCTCCGACCTGTCGGGCCGGGGCCGGGCCGTCGGCTTCCCGCATGTCTATCACTACACGCTCGAACCCCGTGACGGGCGAGGCTGTGTGCTCCGGCTGCGGGTACGCGGCCGATGGTCGGCGCGGTGGCTGCCGCGCGGCCTGGTGATGGTCTGGCTGTACTGGGTGATGTTTCAGGCCGGCTGGCTGATGCGGGCCCGGCTGGTGTTCGCGCTGCATCGCGAACGCCGCACGCAACGCTCGGCGGGGAGACGCCCCGCCCACGCACAAGGAGAATCGCGATGACTGCACGCGACCCCGCACTACGACGGATCGAATGGCACGACCTGCTGCCGATGACATGGGGGCAAGTGCTCAATGAGTTGACGCTGTCGCTGCCCTGGCTGTTGGCTTCGCTCGGGTGTTACTACGCGGGTGGGTGGTGGGTCTTGTTCGGGATGCTGTGTTCGTTCTTCTTTTTCCTCACGGGGTTGCGCCAGTCGCACGGTTGTCAGCACTACCAGTTGCCGATCGCGCGGCGGTGGCAGGACGTGATGCTCGCGGCGCTGAGTGTACTGATGCTGTCGTCGATGCATGCGGTGCAGGCGACGCACCTGAACCACCACCGGCACACGCTGGACGAGCACGACTTCGAGGGCTCGGTCGCGCGGCAGCCGATGTGGCGGGCGCTGTTGACCGGCCCGCTGTTCCCGATCCGTTTGCATGGGCACGCATGGCGGCTCGCGCGGCCGAGTAAACGCAGGTGGATCGCCTTGGAAATGCTCGCGGTGTTCGGCTTGGTTGCGTTGTTGCCTGTCCTGCCCGCCGCGCTGCGTTGGCACGTGCTGGCGATGTTGGTCGGCGAGTGTTTTGTCGGGTTTTTCGCGGTGTGGACCGTGCATCACGATTGCGATGCGCACACGCCCTACCGGACGCAGCGCGGGCGTTGGATCAATCGGCTGTTTTACAACATGTTCCTGCACACCGAGCACCACCTGTTCCCCGCCGTGCCGACGTGCAAGCTGCACCTGCTTGCGCAGCGGATCGATGTGGCCGAGCGGCGCTACCGCACGTTGCAGGTGCTGCCAAGCATGGCTCATACACGGAAGGAAGCGGGATGAACTTCGCGAAGCCGACAGACATGGTGTTGCGTGGCCGGTTGGCCGACACGGTGCTACTGACGTATCGCACCCCGGCGGATTCGGTGCGTGAGATGCTGCCCGACGGGCTGGAACTGGTGCAGCGTGGCCCCTGGGCATTTTGGAGCGTGGTGTGCTGCCGGGTCGAACAGATGCGGCCAATCGGTGTGCCTGCAGCGCTGGGAGTCGGCCTTCATCATGT
The sequence above is a segment of the Phycisphaeraceae bacterium D3-23 genome. Coding sequences within it:
- a CDS encoding ArsR family transcriptional regulator — protein: MQLTPVTQKFVLHWGEMGSRWGINRTIAQIHALLYVSPEPLNADEIAETLSVARSNVSMSLRELQGWGIVQVVPVLGERKDHFTTQQDVWEMLLVVLDERKKRELDPTLTVLRECVMEARESGDDDKHTAKRLGELLQLVETCGGWYGQVRALPRPMLVRFLKMGSKLTKLLR
- a CDS encoding DCC1-like thiol-disulfide oxidoreductase family protein encodes the protein MKQLTVLYDPTCGLCVRCRQWLAKQPALIPLRFVPQGSRRQATLFPGFETKTDEQGRPEELVVIDDSGQVYRNDKAWVMCFYALREYRALSMRLARPGMAGLARRAYHLIAVNRRALSWLIGGGEDEVVERLQRAIDPPRCNNALDALRTAKEAAAKRYD
- a CDS encoding fatty acid desaturase, coding for MTARDPALRRIEWHDLLPMTWGQVLNELTLSLPWLLASLGCYYAGGWWVLFGMLCSFFFFLTGLRQSHGCQHYQLPIARRWQDVMLAALSVLMLSSMHAVQATHLNHHRHTLDEHDFEGSVARQPMWRALLTGPLFPIRLHGHAWRLARPSKRRWIALEMLAVFGLVALLPVLPAALRWHVLAMLVGECFVGFFAVWTVHHDCDAHTPYRTQRGRWINRLFYNMFLHTEHHLFPAVPTCKLHLLAQRIDVAERRYRTLQVLPSMAHTRKEAG